The nucleotide window AACTGCGGTAATTTAGTAATAAGAAGATATAGCTTCGATATTTTGGAATGGCACCTCACTGAGGATATGAGGTGTAAGTTCTGTGGATATAAGTTACCTATAAGAGGAAAGTTATCTAGACACGCATTCAAGGAAAGATTCGAGCCAGTATTTATTTAGACCTCCTTGAAAGGAACTCATTAACTCTTTTCTTCTCTTCCTCCGTTGCAAATGCGATACCCCATCCTAAACTTTCTAACGTTAAACCACTCAGTATTGGAGCGTCGTTACCATAATTTACTACAGTCTTTATTAATCTTATAGCTATTTGTGGCTTTTCGGCAAGTTTCAAAGCCAATTCCCTTACCTCTTTTTCAAGAGATGAAGGTTCTACAACTCTATTTACAAGGCCTATTCTCTCCGCATAATCGGCTTTTATTATATCACCTAACATGATAATTTCCATCGCTCTCCCTTTTCCAATTAGCCTAACCAATCTCTGAGTACCGCCGAATCCGGGATAAATTCCCAAATTAATTTCTGGTAATCCTAGTTCTGCAATTTGGGAAGCAATTCTAAGGTCACAACTCAATGCTAGCTCTAAACCTCCACCTAGCGCATATCCATTTATCATGGCTATGGTAGGCTTAGGATACCTTTCAATATAATCCATTAGTTCTCTTCCCTTTATAGCAAATTCCCAAGCTTTAACTGGGTCTAAATCTTTAAACTGAGAAATATCAGCTCCAGCTGAAAAGGCCTTTCCAGAACCCGTAAATATAACAACCTTAATTTTATCATTGTCTACAATTTGCCTTAAAATATCTCCAATTTCCCTTATCATAATCGAGTTAATTGAATTTAATTTGTCTGGTCTATTTAATACTATCCATTCTATTGGGGGTTCTTCTTTTGTAACTATTGTCTCCATTGATAGAAACCCTCAAAGAATATGATGCACCGCAATATTTATCTTTTTAAGCTTTAAGTAGTAATAGTACATGTGACTAGGAGAGATATAATAATATCAATAATATCAGCACTGCCACCGATAATAGGAACTACTATTACATCGTTTATTATGAGTAGAAGATATGGAGATCTAAAAGAAGTAATTAAGTATGTAATAATAGGCTTACCAGTTACCTTAGCTATTACCTATTACTTGATTCTAAACATATTTCCAAAATACGTAGATTACTTAATAGCAATTCCCGCGCTTTTACCATTACCAATCTCATTTCTCTTAACTAGAAATAACATTTCAATCAACTATAGTGAAGACTATATTGAGATAAAGTTTAAAATACCAATTAATATGACCTCCCATGATCCACATGAATTGTTTAATTATGTATTTAATAAGGCATTAGGTAAAATTAGAAACCCTTATTACCATTATAAATTGTCTGCAGCTGCAAACTGCTCTGGACTAAAGGTATCTTATCAAAATGAGGATAAGTTAGTAATAAGAAGAAAATGCGGAGATATAGATATTAGAATTATAATCTCCTCTAAGAAAATAGCTGATATGGTAATAGATATCTCATATTAATTTAATTATTATTATACTTAAAAGTATTAACATTAGGTAAATATTTGAAAATATGAAGGATTTCATTGCTTCTTCCTTGGTTGGATTAAGTATTAACCTATAAGAAAGAAACAATAATAATGCACTTAAAACAGAAAACACTATAAGCGCTATAAGGCTAATGTAGTATCCCATCAAAAGTACAATAGGAATCATTAAGGCATTAGAAGTTGCTATTGCCCTTGCAGAAGTAGTTATACCGACCACAGCAGGTAACATTGGATAATGAGCGTTAATGTAATCCTCTCTATATTTTAGTGCCAACGACCAGAAATGGCCTGGAGTCCACATAAATATTAGAAAACCTAAAAGAAATGCTTCTAAAGTTAAAGAATTAGTTAAAGACGTATAACCAGCCCAAGCTGCAGCACTACCAGCAAATCCACCTATTACTATGTTTAGCCATGTCCTAGGTTTCAATAGGATCGTATATACGAATACATATATTATTACCCCTAGTGCTATAAAGAAAGCAGTTAAAGCGTTATCTATAAAACCTAATGCTGTACCTAAAACTGCTAGAAGTGAGCCCACTACTATAACTTCTTTCCTACTGACATAGCCAACTACTGTAGGTCTATTTGATGTTCTAGACATTACTTTGTCTCTATTTATTTCTATTCCACTATTAATTATCATTGCACCCATTGACGCTAATGTACCTCCAATAAGCATAGGAATGATTGGTAAAAGTGAAATGCCGTGTTTGTACGCCAGAAAAGCCCCAGCAATTGCTGCCAAATCAAGAAGACTTACCACACCAAGTTTACCTAATTTTAAATAAGCCTTTATTTTCTGCTGTAAGCTCATCAAGTTACAATTGTATTATAAGAATAAAAAAATTGTCATAAACATCCTTCCAATAATAACACTAAATCTGAAAGGGCACCGTATGCAGCATTTATCGGACCTGCACCTGGACCTCTAATGATAATCCTCTGTATTTCATTTTGAATTTCTAGTGCATTTTCAACTCCATCTATATAGTATAAGGGATCTTGAGGCCCTATAATTTGAGGAGAAACTTGAACTACATAGTTATCTGCATAGGCTATTAGTTTTATTTTCTTACCTTCGCTTTTAGCCCTTCTAATCTCCTCATTAGTAATCTCAGTTATTCCCTTGAATTTGAAATCACCTAATTTTAGACTTCTGTTCATAATAAAGTTGGATAAAATTGTCAGTTTTGCTGCTGCATCGAATCCATTAAGATCTAAAGTTGGGTCTTCCTCTGCATAGCCTTTCTCTTTTGCCTCTTTCAAAGCTTCATTAAAACTTAATCCTTCATAAATTCTGGTTAAAATGTAATTTGTAGTACCATTAAGAATTCCCCTAATCCTAGAGACTTCAGCCACTGGTTGAATCCTAAAAAGATTAATAGAAGGAGTACCACTCATTACAGTTCCTTGAAATCCAATTTTGGCACCAGTTTTCTCAGCAACTTCAAATATCTCTCTAAACTTTAGGGCTAGCGGTGCTTTATTGACTGTTATTACGTGAATTTTTCTTGATAATGCCTTTATATAAGCACTAACAGATGGCTCACCGTCTTTATAATTAGGTACTGACATATCGACTATTACATCAGGGTTTATATAATCAATCGCCTCTAAGACAGTCAATTGCTTATCTGGAGAAAAATTCTCCTTATCTCCGACCATTAGTCCTTGCCTAGTTATTATTCCTGCAATCTCAACACCTTGCAATATTGGATAGTTATCTTTCTTTTCATGTAATAGCCTTCTAAATGCCTTTCCAACATTACCATATCCAATTAAAAGTAACTTCATCTAATCACCATAGTATTATATTCTCTCTTTCCATTACACACTTTTTCTAATAAATCTGCTACACGATCTACTGCATACTTGACCAGATTTTCATCAATATTAGGGACTCCAGCTCCAATTATAACAACGTTTTTAACGTTTAAGGTTATACTAGTCAAGACTGAATCTCTATGAGGATATATGTGAAGAACCTTACCTTCATCATCAACTAGTATTGGTATTCCCTTGTCTAGTTTTTCCTTTTTTTTACCTAACCCTAAAAACTCTTCATTACCCTTAGACATGACCAAATGCAAATCACCTACGATCTTATCCCTATCATATAAACCTATGGGAACTAAAGTTTCGGCACTCACTATGTTTCCTATGTCAACAACTATATTAATTCTAGGAAGTTTATTCCCTCTAGCTAATCTCCTTCTAAGAGCCTCACCACTAGGCCTAGTTTTAGTTGGATCTATCCCTATCCTCCAATAGAAGTCCCTATAAGCCCTAACTACTGGGTCATTTCTTAAGGACTCTACATCTTGAGAAGCATACTTTTCTTCAAGATTTCTAATTATATCATCCAACGTATCTAGAGGTCTTTTAGCGTCTACATTACTCACTTCAGTCATTGCTACAAAAACCCCTAGCCTTCTAACATCCTCAGAAATACTAAGTCTTTTCATAAGGAAAAGATATTAATAGCCTGGCTTTAAGGATTCCCCTAATTTGGCCTAATTTATTGTTTAACTCAACAAGCTTCCTTTTCTCTCCCTTTACAGCTATGGCCTCTATACATATCTTTTCACTAACGTGTAAGTGCAATGTAGAAATTATACTATCGTTATATTCATGCTGAATTTCAGTTAACGCTTCAGATGCTTCCTCATGATCATATACCAGATTTATAATACCATAGATGATCTCATTGCCGTCCCTATTCTCATCTAGATAATTCCTCAAAGCTATCTGAAAGATCTTGGATCTATCGGGTATACCTTTTCGTATAATGAAATCCTCTAGTTCCCTATAAAGTTCTTTTGGCAAAGATATACTTATCTTTTCAGCGCTCATTGATATTATATACTCAAGAGAGTATTAAAGTAATATGTTTAAATACATTAAAAAAGCTGAAGAGCTAGGAGCCAGTTTTGCCGATATTAGATACGAAAGAGTAATAGCAAATGAAGTAACCATTACAGAGGATAGAAAATACGTAAGTCACGGAGTAGATGAAGGTTATTCGATTAGAGTAATTTATAATAGAAATTGGGGATTTAAAGCAACTGATAAGATTACTGAAAACGAGATAGAGGATACCATAAATCACATATATGGTGACGAAAGAGTTAACATCGTATATTTGCCTTCAAAACATGATACTATAAAAATTGGTAAGGATATTAACAAAAATGAAGAGGAAAAAATCAACGATTTGCACAAAGTCGCGAGCCAAGTTAATACCCTTCATCCTAGTATAAAATCATATTCCATAAAATATTATGATGAAATTTTTCATAAGGAATATTATAGTTCAGAGGATAGAGAAATAATAGCTGATGGGAGCTCCTCTAGTTTATCTATTTTAGTTGTTGCAAGGGAAGGAGATGTAACTGTTGAGGTGTCAGAGATATTAAGCACTCAAATGGGTTATATATTTGACGTTTTTGATATAAATCAAGTATTAGCTAATCTTCAGAAGAGAATCATAAATCAATTAAAGGGAAGTACACCTAAAGCTGGTGAGTATCCAGTAATTTTAGCTCCAGAGGTAGTAGGGATTTTTACACATGAGGCTATAGGGCATTTGAGTGAGGCTGATGTAACATTAAACGGATCGCTATATAAATTAAGGAACAAGAGAATAGGAGATGAGTTCTTAAACATCTCTGACCTTCCCGCTATGGATCATCCTCAGTCTAGTCTCGTATATTATGACGATGAAGGAGTTGAGGGAAGAGAGGTAAAAATTATCGAGAATGGTATTCTAAAAGAGTTTATGACTGATAGATACTATTCAGCATATCTGGGGCAACCTCCTACTGGAAACGCTAGGGCACAAAGCTATAGAAACTTCTCATTAATCAGAATGAGAAACACTTACATGAAGCCTGGGGACGCTAGTTTAAATGAATTATTTGAAGGAATAAAGGAAGGATATTATTTGGTTTCACCTATAGGTGGTGAAACGAGTAGTAATGGTACGTTTCAGTTTGCAATTCAAGAAGGTTATAGAGTAGAAAACAGCGAGATAAAAGAACCATTAAGAAATATTGGGATTTCTGGCAATACAATAAGTACTCTAAACGCGATTGAGATGATTTCTAAGGATTTTGGAATGTCTTCAGGCTTTTGTGAAAAGAATGGGCAAACAGTTCAAGTTAGTAATGGAGGTCCACATATTAAAGTGAAAAAGCTTAAGGTGGGAGGCTATGTATGAAAGACTAATCTCAAGAGCTAAAGCTATGGGGATCTCGTTAGAAATTTTTTCTGTTAAAATGAGAGAATATACTATAGCTAAAGATAAGTTCTACGTTCCAATTATTGTGGAAGAGACAGGCTATGGGATAAGGCTAATTGATGAGAAATATAGGATCGGTTATATATACACTAAAAAACTTAACGATAACGTGTTAGAAGAAGCCTTAAAAATAGCCAAATTGGGAGAATCGGATAAGGCTAATATATTGCCATCGAAACAACCAGTAAAAAGAATTAATGAGAATCAAATAAATGAGGATGTAGTACAAGATACAATTAAAGATCTAATAGAATTAGAGGAAAAGGTAAATCTTACTTCGGCTTCAGCATCTGCAATAAACTATGAGGTTTCTATATTCAATACTGAAGGAGTTGAGGTGAGTGAAAAACGAGGAGTACTTTCAGTACAAGCTTCAGCTAATGATGGCAATAATTCCCCAGAAA belongs to Saccharolobus solfataricus and includes:
- a CDS encoding enoyl-CoA hydratase/isomerase family protein, whose protein sequence is METIVTKEEPPIEWIVLNRPDKLNSINSIMIREIGDILRQIVDNDKIKVVIFTGSGKAFSAGADISQFKDLDPVKAWEFAIKGRELMDYIERYPKPTIAMINGYALGGGLELALSCDLRIASQIAELGLPEINLGIYPGFGGTQRLVRLIGKGRAMEIIMLGDIIKADYAERIGLVNRVVEPSSLEKEVRELALKLAEKPQIAIRLIKTVVNYGNDAPILSGLTLESLGWGIAFATEEEKKRVNEFLSRRSK
- the cyoE gene encoding heme o synthase, translating into MSLQQKIKAYLKLGKLGVVSLLDLAAIAGAFLAYKHGISLLPIIPMLIGGTLASMGAMIINSGIEINRDKVMSRTSNRPTVVGYVSRKEVIVVGSLLAVLGTALGFIDNALTAFFIALGVIIYVFVYTILLKPRTWLNIVIGGFAGSAAAWAGYTSLTNSLTLEAFLLGFLIFMWTPGHFWSLALKYREDYINAHYPMLPAVVGITTSARAIATSNALMIPIVLLMGYYISLIALIVFSVLSALLLFLSYRLILNPTKEEAMKSFIFSNIYLMLILLSIIIIKLI
- a CDS encoding homoserine dehydrogenase codes for the protein MKLLLIGYGNVGKAFRRLLHEKKDNYPILQGVEIAGIITRQGLMVGDKENFSPDKQLTVLEAIDYINPDVIVDMSVPNYKDGEPSVSAYIKALSRKIHVITVNKAPLALKFREIFEVAEKTGAKIGFQGTVMSGTPSINLFRIQPVAEVSRIRGILNGTTNYILTRIYEGLSFNEALKEAKEKGYAEEDPTLDLNGFDAAAKLTILSNFIMNRSLKLGDFKFKGITEITNEEIRRAKSEGKKIKLIAYADNYVVQVSPQIIGPQDPLYYIDGVENALEIQNEIQRIIIRGPGAGPINAAYGALSDLVLLLEGCL
- a CDS encoding B3/B4 domain-containing protein: MKRLSISEDVRRLGVFVAMTEVSNVDAKRPLDTLDDIIRNLEEKYASQDVESLRNDPVVRAYRDFYWRIGIDPTKTRPSGEALRRRLARGNKLPRINIVVDIGNIVSAETLVPIGLYDRDKIVGDLHLVMSKGNEEFLGLGKKKEKLDKGIPILVDDEGKVLHIYPHRDSVLTSITLNVKNVVIIGAGVPNIDENLVKYAVDRVADLLEKVCNGKREYNTMVIR
- a CDS encoding CopG family ribbon-helix-helix protein, which produces MSAEKISISLPKELYRELEDFIIRKGIPDRSKIFQIALRNYLDENRDGNEIIYGIINLVYDHEEASEALTEIQHEYNDSIISTLHLHVSEKICIEAIAVKGEKRKLVELNNKLGQIRGILKARLLISFPYEKT
- the tldD gene encoding zinc metalloprotease TldD, whose protein sequence is MFKYIKKAEELGASFADIRYERVIANEVTITEDRKYVSHGVDEGYSIRVIYNRNWGFKATDKITENEIEDTINHIYGDERVNIVYLPSKHDTIKIGKDINKNEEEKINDLHKVASQVNTLHPSIKSYSIKYYDEIFHKEYYSSEDREIIADGSSSSLSILVVAREGDVTVEVSEILSTQMGYIFDVFDINQVLANLQKRIINQLKGSTPKAGEYPVILAPEVVGIFTHEAIGHLSEADVTLNGSLYKLRNKRIGDEFLNISDLPAMDHPQSSLVYYDDEGVEGREVKIIENGILKEFMTDRYYSAYLGQPPTGNARAQSYRNFSLIRMRNTYMKPGDASLNELFEGIKEGYYLVSPIGGETSSNGTFQFAIQEGYRVENSEIKEPLRNIGISGNTISTLNAIEMISKDFGMSSGFCEKNGQTVQVSNGGPHIKVKKLKVGGYV